A genomic segment from Paenibacillus sp. FSL K6-1096 encodes:
- a CDS encoding energy-coupling factor transporter transmembrane component T: MNERLLLGRSIDTGSWVHKLDARSKITGMLLYVVIILLSTSWMAMGLLAVFSIIVMATTRIPLKYFIKAAKPLRYLMLFIFIVQALSVKEGEVLWSLGSFSLHEGGLRLGAFSVIRMLFLLTFTALLTFTTTPAKLNQGLEGVLSPFRKLGLSPDRITLMISIALRFIPTILDEAQIILKAQASRGADLKELPLKEKARMLVSLLVPVIASAFRRAQDLIYSMEARGFRMGAPRSRYHRLRWGAADTLFVAMFVVLGIAVASL, from the coding sequence ATGAATGAGCGTCTGCTGCTGGGGCGCAGCATTGACACAGGCTCCTGGGTCCATAAGCTGGATGCCCGCTCCAAAATTACCGGAATGCTGCTCTACGTAGTCATCATCCTGCTGTCCACATCGTGGATGGCGATGGGGCTGCTCGCCGTATTCTCCATCATCGTGATGGCGACCACCCGCATTCCCCTGAAATATTTCATTAAGGCTGCGAAGCCGCTAAGATATCTGATGTTATTCATCTTCATCGTACAGGCGCTGTCCGTGAAGGAGGGGGAGGTGCTGTGGTCGCTGGGCTCCTTCTCCCTGCATGAGGGCGGCCTGCGGCTCGGAGCGTTCTCGGTCATCCGCATGCTGTTCCTGCTGACCTTCACGGCGCTGCTGACCTTCACAACGACCCCGGCCAAGCTCAATCAGGGACTGGAGGGCGTGCTCTCGCCCTTCAGGAAGCTGGGACTGTCGCCGGACCGGATCACGCTGATGATCAGCATCGCGCTGCGTTTCATTCCGACGATTCTGGATGAGGCGCAGATTATCCTCAAGGCGCAGGCCTCGCGCGGCGCGGATCTGAAGGAGCTGCCGCTGAAGGAGAAGGCGCGGATGCTGGTCTCGCTGCTGGTGCCGGTCATCGCCAGCGCCTTCCGGCGGGCGCAGGACCTTATCTATTCGATGGAGGCCCGGGGCTTCCGCATGGGAGCGCCGCGCAGCCGGTATCACCGCCTCAGGTGGGGCGCGGCTGATACGCTGTTTGTTGCGATGTTCGTTGTTCTGGGAATTGCAGTTGCATCATTGTAA
- a CDS encoding U32 family peptidase produces the protein MARFFNGKEIELLAPAGTFEIFKAVIEAKCDAVYFGGPVLNMRMMRKGYNLSHEEILEALDIARRLDKKVYITVNNLFSEEDVEEAREYLRFLDTARPDALIVQDMAVLELIREMGLSLPVHASVMMNVHNLEMIHALKDLGVSRVVTSREMDLQTAKLLGRQSGMELEYFIHGDMCSVHGANCYFSSQVFGMSSNRGKCMKPCRWDYRIKRDGYVFPAEYPLAVKDMFMYEHLPELIDSGITSFKIEGRMRDQEFMVMLVNAYGDALDRYIADPLGFDRTVDSKELHKNRKRDFSTAYAFGRPGLSNINRRYEGTGKFYSTGKVFSTPTAERELSEERVMQLRERLASGKRSNPAKPGLAVRVNNMEQARLVLEMGVDSLYLPGDVFEPDRPFTKQDIMELGAVKGQTKLYLGMPRMMNELHFDQYDHLLHGEKLPIDGLMVTNLGAVRRYRTTGYPMIGDVSLNIYNHLSAGLYAELGLTKLTVSPEMTMEHFASFTSHCGLPLEVVVHGTPALMYMEHDLFENTEVMEPIGEEDNQYVRNDVLVLKTDKGENPVYRDQYGRCHLLFAKELCYLPMLDEMKDLGIATFRIEGATYSTQELRTIIAAYQAALHGPKRENDLLGGLKPVYAGYTLGSLQFN, from the coding sequence ATGGCACGTTTTTTTAATGGAAAAGAGATTGAATTGCTGGCACCTGCAGGGACGTTCGAGATCTTCAAGGCTGTGATTGAAGCGAAGTGTGATGCGGTCTATTTCGGCGGTCCGGTGCTGAACATGAGAATGATGCGCAAGGGCTATAACTTAAGCCATGAGGAGATTCTTGAAGCGCTGGATATTGCCCGCCGTCTGGACAAAAAGGTGTATATCACCGTTAATAATCTCTTCAGCGAAGAGGATGTGGAGGAGGCCAGAGAGTACCTGCGTTTCCTGGATACAGCACGGCCGGATGCGCTGATTGTGCAGGACATGGCTGTACTGGAGCTGATCCGCGAGATGGGGCTGTCCCTGCCGGTCCACGCCTCGGTGATGATGAATGTGCATAATCTGGAGATGATCCACGCACTGAAGGACCTGGGCGTCAGCCGGGTCGTGACCTCACGGGAGATGGATCTGCAGACAGCGAAGCTGCTCGGGCGTCAGAGCGGAATGGAGCTGGAATATTTCATTCATGGCGATATGTGTTCCGTACATGGGGCGAACTGTTATTTCAGCTCCCAGGTGTTCGGGATGAGCAGCAACCGGGGCAAATGCATGAAGCCTTGCCGCTGGGATTACCGGATTAAGCGTGACGGTTATGTATTCCCGGCCGAATATCCGCTGGCGGTGAAGGATATGTTCATGTATGAGCATCTGCCGGAGCTGATTGATTCCGGAATCACCTCTTTCAAGATCGAGGGCCGGATGCGCGACCAGGAGTTCATGGTAATGCTGGTGAATGCCTACGGCGATGCGCTGGACCGTTATATTGCTGATCCGCTCGGCTTCGACCGGACCGTGGACTCCAAGGAGCTGCACAAGAACCGCAAGCGCGATTTCTCGACTGCGTATGCCTTCGGCAGACCGGGCTTGTCCAATATCAACCGCCGTTATGAAGGAACAGGCAAGTTCTACAGCACCGGCAAAGTATTCAGTACACCGACGGCAGAGCGTGAGCTGTCTGAGGAACGCGTGATGCAGCTGCGTGAACGCCTGGCTTCCGGCAAGCGGAGTAACCCGGCTAAGCCTGGGCTTGCGGTGCGGGTGAATAATATGGAGCAGGCGCGGCTGGTCCTGGAGATGGGCGTAGATAGCCTGTATCTGCCGGGAGATGTGTTCGAGCCGGACCGGCCTTTTACGAAGCAGGATATCATGGAGCTTGGAGCGGTCAAGGGGCAGACGAAGCTGTATCTGGGGATGCCGCGGATGATGAACGAGCTGCATTTTGACCAATATGACCATCTGCTGCATGGCGAGAAGCTGCCGATTGACGGGCTGATGGTGACGAATCTGGGCGCAGTCCGCCGCTACCGCACTACCGGATATCCGATGATTGGTGATGTGAGCCTCAATATCTATAACCACCTGTCTGCCGGGCTGTATGCGGAGCTTGGGCTTACGAAGCTTACTGTATCACCGGAGATGACGATGGAGCATTTCGCTTCCTTTACCTCGCACTGCGGGCTGCCGCTGGAGGTTGTGGTGCACGGAACGCCGGCGCTGATGTATATGGAGCATGACCTGTTCGAGAATACCGAAGTGATGGAGCCGATCGGCGAGGAAGACAACCAGTACGTGCGCAATGATGTGCTAGTCCTCAAAACCGATAAAGGCGAGAACCCCGTCTACCGCGACCAATACGGCCGCTGCCATCTGCTGTTTGCCAAAGAGCTGTGTTACCTGCCGATGTTGGACGAAATGAAGGACCTGGGCATTGCCACCTTCCGCATTGAAGGAGCCACTTACAGCACACAGGAGCTGCGTACCATTATTGCCGCATATCAGGCTGCACTTCACGGGCCGAAGCGGGAGAACGATCTGCTGGGCGGACTGAAGCCGGTATATGCCGGATACACGCTCGGGTCGCTGCAATTCAACTAA
- a CDS encoding aspartate aminotransferase family protein, translated as MEQSNYIGREAVAAKRKQHFYPCTAHFYRDAPQLVRGHMQYLYDENGKEYTDFFAGVSVVACGHCNPAITSRTIAQLQQLQHTSPIYLTQPNVDLAERLEGLLPGALRRTFFVNSGSEANEGALLLARMHTGRKGFIALEAGLHGRTNLTMSVTGLQMWRTDAYLDEDVTFIKRPYHPDLTLEEAAAQSLQHLKEVLAEKGDTIAAMIAEPIQGNGGMVMPALTYFREVKALLEQYGVLLIDDEIQTGYGRTGAMFAMEHYGVVPDIISMAKALGNGVPVAAFSTKDEIAASLNKPSASTFGGNPVSAATALAVLDYIQGERLPERAAELGGRLKQGLLALQQRYPALITDVRGTGLMLGAELAGSGTMDAAALTDQVLEELKDRGYLIGKNGIGRNVLAFQPPLVVTAENIDALLAALDEVLQAIH; from the coding sequence ATGGAACAGAGCAATTATATCGGAAGAGAAGCCGTAGCCGCCAAAAGAAAGCAGCACTTCTACCCGTGCACCGCACATTTCTACCGGGATGCCCCGCAGCTGGTACGCGGACACATGCAGTATCTCTACGATGAGAACGGCAAGGAATACACGGACTTCTTCGCCGGGGTATCGGTGGTCGCCTGCGGCCACTGCAACCCGGCCATCACCTCCCGCACCATCGCGCAGCTCCAGCAGCTGCAGCACACCTCGCCCATCTATCTGACCCAGCCGAATGTGGATTTGGCGGAACGTCTGGAGGGACTGCTGCCGGGTGCCTTGCGCCGGACCTTCTTCGTCAACAGCGGCTCGGAGGCGAACGAAGGGGCGCTCCTGCTCGCGCGGATGCATACGGGGCGCAAGGGCTTCATCGCGCTGGAGGCGGGCCTGCATGGCCGGACTAACCTGACGATGAGCGTAACCGGACTGCAGATGTGGAGAACCGATGCCTATCTGGATGAGGATGTGACGTTCATCAAGCGTCCGTACCACCCGGACCTGACCCTGGAGGAAGCTGCGGCGCAGTCGCTCCAGCATCTGAAAGAGGTGCTGGCCGAGAAGGGCGACACCATCGCCGCCATGATTGCTGAACCGATTCAGGGGAACGGCGGGATGGTTATGCCTGCGCTGACCTATTTCCGTGAGGTAAAAGCCCTGCTGGAGCAGTACGGCGTGCTTCTGATCGACGATGAGATTCAGACCGGCTATGGCCGTACGGGAGCGATGTTCGCGATGGAGCATTACGGCGTAGTGCCGGACATCATCAGCATGGCTAAGGCGCTGGGCAACGGCGTACCAGTCGCGGCATTTTCGACGAAGGATGAGATTGCCGCTTCGCTGAACAAGCCTTCCGCATCGACCTTTGGCGGGAACCCTGTTTCTGCGGCTACCGCGCTGGCGGTGCTGGATTATATCCAGGGCGAGCGGCTGCCGGAGCGTGCGGCTGAGCTGGGCGGACGGCTGAAGCAGGGCCTGCTTGCCCTCCAGCAGCGTTACCCTGCGTTGATTACTGATGTGCGGGGCACGGGTCTGATGCTGGGAGCAGAGCTGGCCGGTTCGGGTACGATGGATGCCGCTGCGCTGACCGACCAGGTACTGGAGGAGCTGAAGGACCGGGGCTATCTAATCGGCAAAAACGGCATAGGCCGCAACGTCCTCGCCTTCCAGCCGCCGCTGGTGGTCACGGCAGAGAACATCGACGCCCTGCTGGCGGCGCTGGATGAAGTGCTGCAAGCGATCCATTGA
- a CDS encoding UbiA-like polyprenyltransferase encodes MVIFNAFKNTALKLKMFSELVMFSHTLFSLPFAIISMVWAAGGWPSGHMMLWGLIALIGARNGANAFNRLVDRTFDGNNPRTAHRHLPQRLLAEKEVILFIIVNYILFIVASGMLNLLCLLLSPVAIVLISSYSYTKRFTFLSHLYLGFVIASAPIGAWFAVTGNIAFTPFVIGTVVMLWIAGFDIIYGTQDIEFDRNNGLWSIPSFFGLENALRISKGLHFIMILLLLFLYVWRDLGWMYLVGIGIATVLLMTEHKIIKPSNRKLMKVASYNLNQVISMVILLCTLIDYFYVS; translated from the coding sequence ATGGTTATCTTTAATGCTTTTAAGAATACGGCTCTGAAATTAAAAATGTTCAGCGAGCTGGTGATGTTCTCGCATACGCTGTTCTCGCTGCCGTTTGCCATCATCTCGATGGTGTGGGCGGCGGGAGGCTGGCCTTCGGGCCATATGATGCTGTGGGGGCTGATCGCTCTGATCGGGGCGCGCAACGGGGCCAATGCGTTCAACCGGCTGGTGGACCGCACCTTTGACGGCAACAACCCGCGTACGGCCCACCGCCATCTGCCGCAGCGCCTGCTCGCCGAGAAGGAAGTTATCCTGTTCATTATCGTCAACTATATTCTGTTCATTGTAGCTTCCGGGATGCTGAATCTGCTCTGTCTGCTGCTGTCACCGGTGGCGATTGTACTGATCTCTTCGTACTCATATACCAAGCGCTTCACCTTCCTTAGCCATCTATATCTGGGCTTCGTGATTGCTTCGGCGCCGATTGGCGCGTGGTTTGCGGTAACGGGGAACATCGCCTTCACGCCATTCGTGATCGGAACAGTGGTAATGCTCTGGATCGCCGGCTTCGACATTATCTACGGCACCCAGGATATCGAGTTTGACCGCAACAACGGCTTATGGTCCATTCCGAGCTTCTTCGGTCTGGAGAACGCGCTGCGGATCTCCAAGGGCCTGCATTTCATCATGATTCTGCTGCTGCTGTTCCTCTACGTCTGGCGCGACCTCGGCTGGATGTACCTGGTTGGCATCGGGATCGCTACCGTGCTGCTGATGACCGAGCACAAGATTATTAAGCCGTCCAACCGCAAGCTGATGAAGGTGGCTTCTTATAATTTGAATCAGGTGATCAGTATGGTGATATTGCTGTGCACGTTGATTGATTATTTTTACGTTAGTTAG